One genomic region from Candidatus Bathyarchaeota archaeon encodes:
- a CDS encoding S-methyl-5'-thioadenosine phosphorylase (Catalyzes the reversible phosphorolysis of 5'-deoxy-5'- methylthioadenosine (MTA) to adenine and 5-methylthio-D-ribose-1- phosphate), with translation MEQAKLGIIEELGLADLLSDVREIKIGTPYGPSPTISVGKLETREAAILPRRGRYSIPPHKVNYRALIWALHKLGVERIIAVHFVDSLNPRIKPQALVIPDDFIDFTKTRSVTFYDAAPTMRIDSSHPFCPELRAALIHAEKSIIGKAWGKGVCVCSDGPRYETPAEVRMFRALGGDLVGTTVSPEPILARELETCYVAVCLVCNLAAGIPGRLTMEEAMVARQNATNELRQIIKEAVKNIPEKRNCPCPHALEGARV, from the coding sequence GTGGAGCAGGCCAAGCTCGGAATAATAGAGGAGTTGGGCCTAGCTGATTTGCTTTCAGATGTCCGTGAGATAAAAATAGGCACGCCTTATGGGCCGTCTCCAACCATTTCAGTGGGGAAACTTGAGACCAGAGAAGCGGCAATTCTACCACGTCGTGGGCGTTACTCAATTCCCCCACATAAAGTTAACTATCGTGCACTTATTTGGGCTTTACATAAGCTGGGAGTCGAGAGAATAATTGCAGTTCACTTTGTCGACTCGTTAAATCCTCGAATCAAACCTCAGGCCTTAGTCATTCCAGATGACTTTATCGATTTTACAAAAACTCGTTCGGTGACTTTCTATGATGCGGCACCAACTATGCGGATTGATAGTTCTCATCCGTTTTGCCCTGAGTTGAGAGCCGCTTTAATCCATGCTGAGAAATCCATTATTGGTAAGGCGTGGGGTAAAGGTGTATGCGTGTGTAGCGATGGTCCACGCTACGAAACCCCTGCTGAAGTTCGGATGTTTCGTGCTCTGGGCGGCGATTTAGTTGGCACTACAGTCTCACCTGAACCAATCTTGGCTCGAGAGCTTGAAACCTGTTATGTTGCGGTTTGCTTAGTTTGCAATTTGGCTGCCGGAATCCCTGGAAGGCTAACGATGGAGGAGGCTATGGTCGCGAGGCAGAATGCGACAAATGAGTTGCGGCAAATAATAAAAGAAGCGGTGAAAAATATTCCAGAAAAGAGAAATTGTCCTTGTCCTCACGCGTTGGAAGGTGCTAGAGTCTGA